One genomic segment of candidate division KSB1 bacterium includes these proteins:
- a CDS encoding glutaredoxin family protein, which translates to MYEQEVANRIPILFAVSTCPRCQRMKKFLQEHKVQAKVVDYDLLPPEEKRPVLRFLQPINPRLSFPTLVVGDMAVIGEDYQGVKEVLDL; encoded by the coding sequence ATGTACGAGCAAGAAGTTGCCAATCGGATCCCCATTTTGTTTGCTGTGAGCACCTGTCCGCGTTGTCAGCGGATGAAGAAGTTCCTGCAGGAACACAAGGTGCAGGCGAAGGTGGTGGACTATGACTTGCTGCCGCCTGAGGAGAAGCGGCCGGTGTTGCGTTTCCTCCAACCCATTAACCCACGGCTGTCGTTCCCTACGCTGGTTGTGGGCGACATGGCGGTGATTGGCGAAGACTACCAAGGGGTGAAGGAGGTCCTCGATCTATGA
- a CDS encoding FAD-binding oxidoreductase, with amino-acid sequence MNRKEIILQERAVDSAADVVVIGAGSVGLPLSNYLARKGLKVRVIDREASPGRGQNKAAIGGMRATHSDPAKIRICLRSLDLIRHMKEEHGIDVNWVQGGYLFPAYDEAKERALRSLLAMQKQFGLHIDWIGPDEVEALVPGINRQGLRGGTYSPEDGSASPLKVAAAYYQLAREAGAKFSFCEEVVGFRTQGGRLIAVRTNRATYPCNMVVDASGADARDTAALLGLDVPVFPDSHEAGITEPVQPLFRPMVVDTRSDQESANYYFYQNKEGQVVFCITPCPPIPGKECDCTSAFLPLVVRRMVALYPRLRYLRVRRTWRGLYPMTPDGFPIVGFSNELDNLLLAVGMCGQGFMLGPGLGLILAEVIAERSRRFDDILEQLSPYRAFTTEEVLK; translated from the coding sequence TTGAACCGGAAGGAGATCATCCTGCAGGAGCGAGCCGTGGACAGCGCGGCAGATGTGGTCGTCATTGGCGCAGGGAGTGTTGGGCTGCCCTTGAGTAACTACCTGGCCCGCAAAGGCCTGAAAGTGAGGGTCATCGACAGGGAGGCTTCACCGGGGAGAGGGCAGAACAAGGCGGCGATCGGCGGCATGCGCGCCACACACTCTGATCCCGCGAAAATCAGGATCTGTCTGCGCTCGTTGGACCTGATCCGCCACATGAAGGAAGAGCATGGCATCGACGTGAACTGGGTGCAGGGAGGCTACCTTTTCCCCGCCTATGACGAGGCAAAAGAGCGGGCGCTGCGGAGCCTGCTGGCCATGCAGAAGCAGTTTGGCCTGCACATCGACTGGATCGGGCCCGATGAGGTGGAGGCGCTGGTGCCTGGTATCAATCGCCAGGGGCTGCGCGGCGGCACCTACTCCCCGGAGGACGGCTCTGCCTCTCCATTGAAGGTGGCGGCAGCCTACTACCAGCTGGCCCGCGAGGCAGGGGCCAAGTTTTCGTTCTGCGAGGAGGTGGTGGGTTTCCGCACCCAGGGCGGGCGCCTGATAGCAGTGCGCACAAACCGGGCCACCTACCCTTGCAACATGGTGGTCGATGCCTCCGGCGCCGATGCCAGAGACACCGCCGCTCTGCTCGGGCTCGATGTTCCTGTCTTCCCCGACTCGCATGAGGCAGGAATTACCGAGCCAGTGCAACCTCTGTTTCGGCCTATGGTAGTGGACACCAGGTCTGACCAGGAGTCGGCCAACTACTACTTCTATCAGAACAAAGAGGGCCAGGTGGTCTTCTGCATTACCCCTTGTCCTCCAATACCGGGGAAGGAATGCGATTGCACCTCGGCCTTCCTCCCCTTGGTGGTGCGCAGAATGGTGGCCCTCTACCCGAGGCTGCGCTATCTGCGTGTGCGGCGCACGTGGCGCGGTCTGTACCCGATGACGCCCGACGGCTTTCCCATTGTCGGCTTTAGCAACGAGTTGGACAATCTCCTCCTGGCCGTGGGGATGTGCGGGCAGGGCTTCATGCTCGGCCCTGGCCTGGGCCTCATCCTGGCTGAAGTCATCGCCGAGCGCAGCAGGCGCTTCGACGACATCTTAGAGCAGTTGAGTCCATACCGTGCGTTCACTACGGAAGAGGTACTGAAGTAA
- a CDS encoding ferritin family protein has product MSSEASELTKTLQTALEIEDQGLTTFLKFARQTKDTTGKNMFIRLAMDEHEHHKIIERQWRAVLEGQPFTQVEIPKSEVERIAPALREKQLKTRGESGLAEVDALHTALDLERKAAAFFREQAAKTANAEAKAMFLRLAEWEDTHYDLIQAELDYINHTGFWLGIPEFQMDGKS; this is encoded by the coding sequence ATGTCATCCGAAGCGAGTGAGCTGACCAAGACCCTGCAGACTGCACTTGAGATCGAGGATCAGGGACTGACCACCTTTCTCAAGTTTGCCAGACAGACTAAAGACACAACCGGCAAGAACATGTTCATCCGCTTGGCGATGGATGAACATGAGCACCACAAGATTATTGAACGGCAGTGGCGTGCCGTGTTAGAAGGCCAGCCCTTCACCCAGGTGGAGATCCCAAAGTCCGAGGTGGAGCGCATCGCTCCGGCGCTCAGAGAAAAGCAGCTCAAGACCAGAGGCGAATCGGGCCTGGCAGAGGTAGATGCATTGCACACTGCCCTCGACCTGGAAAGGAAGGCAGCAGCCTTTTTCCGCGAGCAGGCGGCCAAGACCGCCAATGCCGAGGCAAAGGCCATGTTCCTGCGCCTGGCAGAATGGGAAGACACGCACTACGATTTGATCCAGGCGGAGCTGGACTACATCAACCACACCGGTTTCTGGCTCGGCATCCCGGAATTCCAGATGGACGGCAAGTCCTGA
- a CDS encoding ferredoxin:thioredoxin reductase: MTVEQYYESLKRFAPTRGLILNPDWEIVRPLLEGLLKNGERYRLRTCPCRPATGDPQKDRDIVCPCEYAKPDIEEYGACYCWLYVSQDWIDGKVPHVQIPERRPVERTLDI, from the coding sequence ATGACAGTGGAACAGTATTACGAGAGCTTGAAAAGGTTTGCGCCGACGCGCGGGCTGATCCTCAACCCAGATTGGGAAATAGTGCGCCCCCTGCTTGAGGGTTTGTTGAAGAACGGCGAGCGCTATCGCCTGCGTACCTGTCCGTGTCGCCCTGCCACAGGCGACCCTCAAAAGGATCGCGACATCGTCTGCCCTTGCGAATACGCGAAGCCCGACATCGAAGAGTACGGTGCCTGCTACTGTTGGCTGTACGTGTCTCAGGACTGGATCGACGGCAAGGTGCCGCACGTGCAAATTCCCGAACGGCGCCCAGTTGAGCGCACATTGGACATCTAA